One genomic region from Saccharomyces cerevisiae S288C chromosome XI, complete sequence encodes:
- the SRP21 gene encoding signal recognition particle subunit SRP21 (Subunit of the signal recognition particle (SRP); SRP functions in protein targeting to the endoplasmic reticulum membrane; not found in mammalian SRP; forms a pre-SRP structure in the nucleolus that is translocated to the cytoplasm) — MSVKPIDNYITNSVRLFEVNPSQTLFSISYKPPTQKTDTKVSFRTHNSHLSLNYKFTTNKSKDVSRLLSALGPRGVSITPGKIEKIAQSKKKNNKIKESSKKIKGKSIQDIVGLATLIVNTDVEKSDPAAKKTATEPKQKANAVQNNNGNSAASKKKKNKNKGKKKR; from the coding sequence ATGTCTGTGAAACCCATTGACAACTACATCACGAACAGTGTTCGCCTTTTTGAGGTGAATCCATCTCAAACGCTCTTCTCCATATCGTATAAACCACCAACACAGAAGACAGACACCAAAGTGTCCTTTAGAACTCATAACTCGCATTTATCCTTGAACTATAAATTTACTACTAATAAGAGTAAAGATGTTTCAAGATTACTTAGTGCATTAGGCCCACGAGGCGTATCTATAACTCCAggtaaaattgaaaaaatagcacagtcgaagaagaaaaataacaaaataaaagaatcgagtaaaaaaataaaaggtaAGAGCATCCAAGACATTGTTGGTTTAGCCACCTTAATTGTCAACACAGATGTCGAAAAGAGCGATCCTGCGGCTAAGAAAACTGCTACAGAACCGAAGCAAAAAGCTAATGCTGTGCAAAATAACAATGGTAACTCTGCagcttcaaaaaagaaaaaaaataaaaacaaggGCAAAAAAAAGCGTTAA
- the SSH4 gene encoding Ssh4p (Specificity factor required for Rsp5p-dependent ubiquitination; also required for sorting of cargo proteins at the multivesicular body; identified as a high-copy suppressor of a SHR3 deletion, increasing steady-state levels of amino acid permeases), which produces MYVTFNEALDSSFGNLESPNHDFKVGDPNMVPTPPMDSDSAAISLAFLISLSITFAILMLILVVIAAYVTFCGDDESEYDEENALGTRTSGTLHSLFGKKHSGILLDSSFASPGGFDDEIVLQERELEELPKMSAYEVELYIRAKEFQMMSPPMVKDFGTYLDSDDQQFIKDRGIQSYFLLPSINDNIDEYGNFLPSFIVQDKLDIQFSKFNKSSSTVMNYPLPHNRKDAVYFEVKIFRHIQKSNSIFSIGLTTVPYPYFRVPGMAKYSIAYESTGKLRINNPFTASTLLPKLEEGDTVGFGYRYKTGTIFITHNGKKLMDVTQNIGIDLFIGIGAFNAAYTRTYTRDGLLEDPDNVSFREALSEGKDIEVAKDLQRVHDPHDESDEMTSDEVELHVNLGQVGFVFIEANVKKYAFGSVYGQIGIPPAYNGTEIKKDTILQKGEELPPRYADTDNFFGSMKVKEGSSSRITAQTSKPLWSVGTYERISSNFDRENNVYHDSLETDDNNTDNNVNNNDENAGCNENSPLLEDDGNKRPENSNTPREVSDGAINKNPRNKSTKKRQRNRGKSSKKKNRSRK; this is translated from the coding sequence ATGTATGTCACTTTTAATGAGGCTTTGGATAGTTCTTTTGGTAATCTAGAGAGTCCGAATCATGACTTCAAAGTAGGTGACCCTAACATGGTACCAACTCCCCCTATGGATTCAGATTCTGCAGCAATTAGTTTGGCTTTCTTAATAAGTCTTTCTATTACGTTTGCAATATTAATGCTCATCTTGGTAGTAATAGCGGCATATGTCACCTTTTGTGGTGATGATGAATCAGAATACGACGAAGAGAACGCCTTAGGTACACGAACTTCAGGAACTCTGCACTCTTTGTTTGGTAAAAAACATAGTGGCATCTTGTTGGATTCGAGTTTTGCATCCCCTGGCGGGTTTGATGATGAGATCGTTCTTCAGGAAAGAGAACTTGAAGAATTACCAAAGATGTCAGCGTACGAGGTTGAGTTGTATATAAGAGCGAAAGAGTTTCAAATGATGAGCCCGCCAATGGTGAAGGACTTTGGCACGTATTTGGACAGTGACGACCAGCAGTTTATTAAGGATCGTGGCATTCAAAGCTATTTTTTGCTACCAAGCattaatgataatatagACGAATATGGAAACTTTCTACCCAGTTTTATTGTCCAGGATAAACTAGATAttcaattttcaaagttCAATAAGAGCTCATCCACTGTAATGAACTATCCCCTACCTCACAATAGGAAGGACGCAGTGTATTTCGAagttaaaattttcagacATATTCAAAAGTCCAATAGTATATTCAGTATAGGTTTGACTACTGTACCATATCCTTATTTCAGGGTACCGGGCATGGCCAAATACTCCATTGCATACGAATCCACAGGTAAACTGAGGATAAATAACCCCTTCACTGCCAGCACATTATTACcaaaattggaagaaggTGACACGGTAGGATTCGGTTACAGATATAAAACAGGTACAATCTTCATTACACATAATgggaaaaaattaatggATGTAACACAAAATATTGGCATTGATCTTTTCATTGGAATTGGCGCGTTTAATGCCGCATATACAAGAACATATACGAGGGATGGTCTATTGGAAGACCCGGATAATGTTAGCTTCCGTGAAGCTCTCTCTGAAGGCAAAGATATTGAAGTCGCCAAAGATCTTCAAAGAGTTCACGATCCACATGATGAAAGTGATGAAATGACGTCAGATGAGGTTGAATTACATGTTAATTTGGGCCAAGTTGGGTTCGTCTTTATAGAAGCCaatgtgaaaaaatatgCGTTTGGGAGTGTTTATGGCCAAATTGGAATTCCTCCTGCGTATAATGGAACCGAGATCAAGAAGGATACTATTTTACAGAAAGGAGAAGAATTGCCACCAAGATATGCTGACACTGATAATTTCTTTGGTAGTATGAAGGTAAAAGAAGGGTCATCCTCTAGGATAACGGCGCAAACTAGTAAGCCCCTGTGGTCTGTTGGGACGTATGAAAGAATCTCTTCTAACTTTGACAGAGAAAATAATGTTTACCACGACAGTCTTGAAACCGACGATAACAACACCGATAACAATGTTAATAACAACGATGAGAACGCTGGTTGCAATGAAAATTCGCCATTATTGGAAGATGATGGCAATAAAAGACCGGAAAATTCAAATACCCCCCGTGAAGTATCAGATGGAGCTATCAATAAGAACCCTAGAAATAAATCTACTAAAAAACGTCAAAGAAACAGAGGCAAATCTtctaaaaagaagaacagaTCGAGAAAATAA
- the VPH2 gene encoding Vph2p (Integral membrane protein required for V-ATPase function; not an actual component of the vacuolar H+-ATPase (V-ATPase) complex; functions in the assembly of the V-ATPase; localized to the endoplasmic reticulum (ER); involved in methionine restriction extension of chronological lifespan in an autophagy-dependent manner) produces MFEIKLNDRITEFLRKFKNSAKSNEGIDEDIDLFLKRHAIPMQSLLFYVKEYRKDSDLQCSIKELLKPLEFEFKPKAVRGLHYSEDFKKKLEFLKYQEQELEYQSMVKRSKSVFSLQEDDELTPSQINKQIKEQVTTVFNVLVSVISVVVAIWYWTGSSTNFPVHVRLLLCLFFGILVLVADVVVYNSYLKKLEEAKVKEKTKVEKKKVLSKITL; encoded by the coding sequence ATGTTCGAAATTAAACTGAATGATAGAATAACTGAATTTCTGCGAAAGTTCAAGAATAGCGCGAAATCAAACGAAGGAATTGATGAGGACATTGATTTGTTCCTGAAGCGACACGCAATACCTATGCAGtcacttcttttttatgtGAAAGAGTATAGAAAAGACAGTGATCTCCAATGCTCTATCAAAGAACTTTTGAAACCTTTGGAGTTCGAATTCAAGCCCAAGGCCGTCAGAGGTTTACACTATTCAGAggatttcaagaaaaaattagagtttttgaaatatcagGAACAAGAACTTGAATATCAAAGTATGGTCAAGAGAAGCAAGTCTGTCTTTTCACTTCAAGAAGACGATGAACTCACGCCTTCACAAATTAATAAACAGATTAAGGAACAAGTTACCACTGTTTTCAACGTTCTTGTAAGTGTCATATCGGTTGTTGTGGCCATTTGGTACTGGACCGGATCTTCAACAAACTTTCCGGTCCATGTTCGTCTTTTGTTGTGCTTGTTCTTTGGAATATTGGTCTTAGTAGCAGATGTGGTTGTGTATAACAGCTATCTGAAAAAACTCGAAGAAgcaaaagtaaaagaaaaaacaaaggttgagaaaaagaaagttctAAGCAAGATTACACTGTAA
- the RRN3 gene encoding rDNA-binding RNA polymerase I transcriptional factor (Protein required for transcription of rDNA by RNA polymerase I; transcription factor independent of DNA template; involved in recruitment of RNA polymerase I to rDNA; structure reveals unique HEAT repeat fold and a surface serine patch; phosphorylation of serine patch impairs cell growth and reduces RNA polymerase I binding in vitro and RNA polymerase I recruitment to the rDNA gene in vivo): MMAFENTSKRPPQDFVAPIDQKKRKVQFSDSTGLVTLQPEEIKDEVFSAAMYSRFVKSALDDLDKNDSTQIGIIANQVALPSKNPERINDKNLNILLDILSSNINRIESSRGTFLIQSIINFEKWWELPPHTLSKYIYFIKILCSSIPKWWQDVSMILVSCFILPIKQTVCHHDMLKYFLRMIPSSMGFIDTYLAKFFPNKNDTRRKLVNYTSNLLKLRGYCSELGFQIWSLLIEKIISIDVELQNELDELDDDVDDDDLEEVDLEDDDDLDDDSGDDDDENCGNSNEELRSGAADGSQSDSEDMDIIEGMDGTEEYNVELTQGIKELSTKLDSILTLVSTHVEEQVTPESLESGEGVGVFNTLTTLFKTHVLPTYYTRSIQYIMFHVSQQQLELMDSFLVTLIDISFAVNEAAEKKIKSLQYLGSYIARAKKLSRTQIIFVASYLTSWLNRYVIEREEEVDQRGGMERFKHFYAAFQALCYIFCFRHNIFRDTDGNWECELDKFFQRMVISKFNPLKFCNENVMLMFARIAQQESVAYCFSIIENNNNERLRGIIGKADSDKKENSAQANTTSSSWSLATRQQFIDLQSYFPYDPLFLKNYKILMKEYYIEWSEASGEYESDGSDD; this comes from the coding sequence ATGATGGCTTTTGAGAATACAAGTAAACGACCACCCCAGGACTTTGTAGCTCCTATagatcaaaaaaaaaggaaggtCCAGTTTTCCGATAGTACTGGCCTGGTAACCCTTCAACCAGAGGAGATAAAAGATGAAGTGTTTTCAGCGGCCATGTATAGCAGGTTCGTGAAATCTGCCCTAGATGATCTGGATAAGAATGATTCAACCCAGATCGGCATAATTGCCAATCAAGTAGCGCTTCCGAGCAAGAATCCTGAAAGAATTAATGATAAGAATCTCaatattcttttggatATCTTATCTAGTAATATCAACAGGATAGAATCCTCCAGGGGAACTTTCCTCATACAATCTATCATAAACTTTGAGAAGTGGTGGGAATTGCCTCCACACACTCtaagtaaatatatatatttcatcaaaatccTTTGCTCGAGTATACCCAAATGGTGGCAAGACGTTTCGATGATACTGGTAtcttgttttattttaccAATCAAACAGACAGTGTGTCATCATGATATGCTTAAATATTTCTTAAGGATGATTCCCTCCTCGATGGGATTCATAGATACATATTTGGCCAAATTTTTcccaaataaaaatgatacTCGGAGAAAGTTGGTTAATTACACTTCAAATTTGCTGAAATTGAGAGGCTACTGCTCTGAGCTAGGATTCCAAATTTGGTCCTTACTGATAGAAAAGATTATTTCGATTGATGTCGAGTTACAAAATGAATTAGATGaattagatgatgatgtaGATGACGATGATCTAGAGGAAGTTGATCTAGAGGATGACGACGATTTAGATGATGATTCAGGagacgatgatgatgaaaattgtGGGAACAGTAATGAAGAGTTAAGGTCTGGAGCAGCCGACGGTAGTCAAAGTGATAGTGAAGATATGGACATCATTGAAGGTATGGACGGTACTGAAGAATATAATGTGGAGTTGACGCAGGGAATCAAAGAACTTTCCACCAAATTGGACTCTATCTTAACTTTGGTAAGCACGCATGTGGAAGAGCAAGTGACGCCGGAGAGTTTAGAAAGCGGTGAAGGCGTAGGAGTCTTCAACACTCTAACAACATTATTTAAAACGCATGTTCTACCCACGTACTATACCAGGTCGATTCAATATATCATGTTCCATGTTTCACAACAACAATTAGAACTAATGGATTCATTTTTAGTGACACTGATAGATATTTCGTTTGCCGTCAACGAAGCAGcagagaagaaaattaagTCATTACAATATTTGGGGTCGTACATTGCGAGGGCCAAGAAACTATCCAGAACTCAAATTATTTTCGTTGCAAGCTATTTAACGTCCTGGTTGAATAGATACGTTATcgaaagagaagaagaagttgatcAACGTGGAGGTATGGAAAGGTTTAAACATTTCTATGCAGCATTTCAAGCACTTTGTTACATTTTCTGTTTCAGACATAACATCTTCAGAGATACAGATGGTAACTGGGAGTGTGAACTGGacaaattctttcaaagaatggtcatttcaaaatttaacCCATTAAAGTTTTGTAATGAAAATGTCATGTTGATGTTTGCTCGTATTGCCCAACAAGAAAGCGTCGCGTACTGTTTCAGcataattgaaaataacaacaatgaaaGATTGAGGGGAATCATCGGCAAAGCTGATAGCgacaagaaggaaaattcCGCACAAGCAAATACCACATCGTCTTCTTGGTCTTTAGCCACTCGACAACAATTTATTGACTTACAGAGTTACTTCCCATATGATCCTTTGTTTCTGAAAAACtataaaattttaatgaagGAATACTACATAGAGTGGAGTGAAGCAAGCGGGGAATATGAAAGTGATGGGTCGGATGACTAA
- the DGR2 gene encoding Dgr2p (hypothetical protein; null mutant is resistant to 2-deoxy-D-glucose and displays abnormally elongated buds; DGR2 has a paralog, YMR102C, that arose from the whole genome duplication), translating to MFKSKTSTLSYDETPNSNEGDRNATPVNPKEKSQTKHLNIPGDRSRHSSIADSKRSSSRYDGGYSADIIPAQLRFIDNIDYGTRLRKTLHRNSVVSNGYNKLSENDRWYFDLFDRKYFENYLEEPTYIKIFKKKEGLEQFDRMFLAQELKIPDVYKSTTYQGEPAVANSELFKNSICCCTFSHDGKYMVIGCKDGSLHLWKVINSPVKRSEMGRSEKSVSASRANSLKIQRHLASISSHNGSISSNDLKPSDQFEGPSKQLHLYAPVFYSDVFRVFMEHALDILDANWSKNGFLITASMDKTAKLWHPERKYSLKTFVHPDFVTSAIFFPNDDRFIITGCLDHRCRLWSILDNEVSYAFDCKDLITSLTLSPPGGEYTIIGTFNGYIYVLLTHGLKFVSSFHVSDKSTQGTTKNSFHPSSEYGKVQHGPRITGLQCFFSKVDKNLRLIVTTNDSKIQIFDLNEKKPLELFKGFQSGSSRHRGQFLMMKNEPVVFTGSDDHWFYTWKMQSFNLSAEMNCTAPHRKKRLSGSMSLKGLLRIVSNKSTNDECLTETSNQSSSHTFTNSSKNVLQTQTVGSQAIKNNHYISFHAHNSPVTCASIAPDVAIKNLSLSNDLIFELTSQYFKEMGQNYSESKETCDNKPNHPVTETGGFSSNLSNVVNNVGTILITTDSQGLIRVFRTDILPEIRKKIIEKFHEYNLFHLEAAGKINNHNNDSILENRMDERSSTEDNEFSTTPPSNTHNSRPSHDFCELHPNNSPVISGMPSRASAIFKNSIFNKSNGSFISLKSRSESTSSTVFGPHDIPRVSTTYPKLKCDVCNGSNFECASKNPIAGGDSGFTCADCGTILNNFR from the coding sequence ATGTTCAAGTCGAAAACAAGCACTTTAAGCTATGATGAAACCCCGAACTCCAACGAGGGTGATCGCAATGCAACCCCTGTAAATCCCAAAGAAAAGAGCCAAACGAAACATTTGAACATACCAGGCGACAGGAGCCGACATTCCTCTATTGCAGATTCAAAAAGAAGCTCTTCTAGATATGATGGAGGCTACTCTGCCGATATAATTCCTGCTCAATTAAGGttcattgataatataGACTACGGCACGAGGCTGAGAAAAACACTTCACAGAAACTCAGTGGTTTCAAATGGGTACAATAAACTCAGTGAGAATGACCGATGGTATTTCGACCTATTCGATAGGAAATATTTCGAAAACTATCTCGAAGAACCCACatatattaaaatatttaaaaaaaaggaaggattAGAACAGTTTGATAGAATGTTCTTAGCTCAAGAGTTGAAAATTCCCGACGTTTACAAATCTACAACCTACCAGGGAGAACCTGCAGTTGCTAATTCAGAGCTATTCAAGAATTCAATATGCTGCTGTACGTTCAGTCATGATGGTAAGTATATGGTTATTGGTTGTAAAGATGGCTCTTTGCATCTTTGGAAAGTCATAAACTCACCAGTTAAGAGATCCGAAATGGGACGCTCAGAAAAGTCAGTCAGTGCCTCTAGAGCAAACTCACTAAAGATTCAAAGACATTTGGCGAGCATTAGTTCTCATAACGGCTCCATATCAAGTAATGATTTGAAGCCGAGCGACCAGTTTGAAGGACCTTCCAAACAATTACATTTATACGCACCGGTTTTCTATTCTGATGTGTTTAGGGTTTTTATGGAGCACGCTTTAGATATTTTGGATGCAAACTGGTCCAAAAATGGATTTCTAATAACAGCATCAATGGACAAAACTGCAAAACTATGGCACCCTGAGAGGAAATACTcattgaaaacttttgtTCACCCAGATTTTGTTACATCcgcaatattttttcccAATGATGATCGTTTCATAATTACCGGATGCTTAGATCACAGGTGTAGACTGTGGTCTATACTGGACAATGAGGTTTCTTATGCCTTTGATTGCAAAGATTTGATAACATCCCTAACATTATCTCCTCCTGGTGGGGAATATACAATTATCGGTACATTCAATGGATACATTTATGTTTTACTGACACATGGATTAAAATTTGTATCTTCATTCCATGTATCTGATAAAAGCACTCAAGGAACCACTAAGAATAGCTTTCATCCATCTTCCGAATATGGAAAGGTCCAACACGGCCCTCGAATCACGGGTTTACAATGCTTCTTTTCTAAGGTGGACAAAAATTTAAGATTGATAGTTACGACAAatgattcaaaaattcaaatctttgatttaaatgaaaaaaaaccttTAGAGCTTTTTAAAGGATTCCAAAGTGGTTCCTCACGTCATAGAGGCCAATTCctaatgatgaaaaatgaaCCTGTAGTTTTCACGGGAAGTGATGATCATTGGTTTTATACCTGGAAAATGCAGTCCTTTAATCTTTCAGCAGAAATGAATTGCACTGCTCCGCATAGAAAGAAACGGCTGAGCGGCAGTATGAGTTTAAAAGGGCTGTTGAGAATTGTATCTAATAAGAGTACGAATGATGAATGTTTGACAGAAACGTCAAACCAAAGCAGCTCACACACATTTACCAActcatcaaaaaatgttcTTCAAACTCAAACTGTTGGTTCTCAAGCTATCAAAAACAATCATTATATATCATTTCATGCCCATAACTCCCCTGTCACATGTGCTTCCATTGCTCCCGACGTTGCaattaaaaatttgtcCTTGTCAAACGATTTGATTTTCGAACTGACTTCACAGTACTTCAAAGAAATGGGCCAAAATTATTCAGAATCTAAGGAAACATGTGATAACAAACCTAATCACCCAGTTACAGAAACAGGAGGATTCAGCTCAAACCTATCGAACGTTGTGAATAATGTTGGAACCATTCTAATAACAACAGACAGTCAAGGTCTAATCCGTGTTTTCAGAACTGATATCTTACCGGAAatacgaaaaaaaataatagaaaagTTCCATGAATACAATTTATTCCACCTCGAAGCTGCTGGTAAAATCAACAACCACAACAATGACAGCATATTGGAAAATAGAATGGATGAAAGAAGTTCCACAGAGGATAATGAGTTTAGCACAACCCCACCATCTAACACGCACAATAGTAGGCCAAGCCACGATTTTTGTGAGCTGCATCCTAATAATAGCCCGGTGATTTCCGGCATGCCATCAAGAGCTAGTGCtattttcaagaattcGATCTTTAATAAATCCAATGGAAGTTTTATATCCCTAAAGTCAAGAAGTGAAAGTACGAGCTCCACGGTGTTTGGACCGCATGATATTCCGAGAGTTTCTACCACTTATCCGAAGTTGAAATGTGACGTCTGCAATGGATCTAATTTTGAATGTGCTTCCAAAAACCCCATTGCTGGCGGTGATAGCGGTTTCACGTGTGCTGATTGTGGTACAATCCTCAATAATTTCAGATAG
- the OAC1 gene encoding Oac1p (Mitochondrial inner membrane transporter; transports oxaloacetate, sulfate, thiosulfate, and isopropylmalate; member of the mitochondrial carrier family), which yields MSSDNSKQDKQIEKTAAQKISKFGSFVAGGLAACIAVTVTNPIELIKIRMQLQGEMSASAAKVYKNPIQGMAVIFKNEGIKGLQKGLNAAYIYQIGLNGSRLGFYEPIRSSLNQLFFPDQEPHKVQSVGVNVFSGAASGIIGAVIGSPLFLVKTRLQSYSEFIKIGEQTHYTGVWNGLVTIFKTEGVKGLFRGIDAAILRTGAGSSVQLPIYNTAKNILVKNDLMKDGPALHLTASTISGLGVAVVMNPWDVILTRIYNQKGDLYKGPIDCLVKTVRIEGVTALYKGFAAQVFRIAPHTIMCLTFMEQTMKLVYSIESRVLGHN from the coding sequence ATGTCATCTGACAACTCTAAACAAGataaacaaattgaaaaaacaGCCGCCCAGAAGATATCGAAGTTTGGTTCGTTTGTGGCTGGTGGGCTAGCAGCATGTATAGCTGTTACAGTTACTAATCCGATCGAATTGATTAAAATCAGAATGCAGCTTCAAGGTGAAATGTCAGCATCAGCTGCAAAAGTTTATAAAAATCCAATCCAAGGTATGGCGgtaattttcaaaaacgaAGGTATAAAAGGTCTGCAAAAAGGGTTAAATGCTGCTTATATCTATCAAATTGGGCTAAATGGTTCCAGATTAGGGTTTTATGAGCCAATCAGATCATCATTAAATCAGCTTTTCTTCCCAGATCAAGAGCCACATAAGGTACAGAGCGTCGGAGTTAACGTCTTTTCTGGTGCCGCATCTGGTATAATTGGTGCAGTCATTGGCTCTCCATTATTCTTGGTGAAAACAAGACTTCAATCATATTCCGAGTTTATAAAAATTGGTGAACAAACGCACTACACCGGTGTTTGGAACGGGTTAGTAACCATTTTTAAAACCGAAGGTGTTAAGGGTCTATTCAGAGGTATTGATGCGGCAATTTTAAGGACAGGTGCTGGTTCCTCTGTTCAACTACCTATCTACAACACAGCAAAGAACATTTTGGTCAAAAATGATCTGATGAAAGATGGCCCAGCATTACATTTAACTGCTAGTACTATCTCTGGGTTAGGTGTTGCCGTCGTTATGAACCCATGGGATGTCATTTTGACAAGAATCTATAATCAAAAAGGTGACTTGTACAAGGGACCTATAGATTGTTTGGTCAAAACTGTTAGAATCGAAGGTGTAACCGCTTTGTATAAGGGTTTTGCAGCTCAAGTGTTCAGAATCGCACCTCATACAATCATGTGTTTGACCTTCATGGAACAGACAATGAAACTAGTTTATTCGATAGAGTCGAGAGTTTTAGGCCATAATTAA